From Cellulophaga lytica DSM 7489, a single genomic window includes:
- a CDS encoding type 1 glutamine amidotransferase domain-containing protein, whose translation MNLIKTAVIALVILTVTACNNKKEKQSSEKVLEEKTELKKDKKMKVLFVLTSHDKLGDTGKKTGFWVEEFANPYYNLLDKGAEITMATPKGGAAPIDPSSDSPDAATEDTERFNNDADAKAKIANTKVLADMNADHFDAVFYPGGHGPLWDLANDEKSIALIEKFNAQKKPVAFVCHAPAALKGVKDVDGNPLVKGKKVTGFTNSEEEAVQLTDVVPFLVEDMLKENGGIYSKKEDWAAYAIQDGNLITGQNPASSELVAEKLVAELNK comes from the coding sequence ATGAATTTAATTAAAACAGCAGTTATTGCACTTGTTATATTAACAGTTACAGCTTGCAATAACAAAAAAGAAAAACAATCTTCTGAAAAAGTTTTAGAAGAAAAAACAGAATTAAAAAAAGATAAAAAAATGAAAGTATTATTTGTTTTAACATCACACGATAAATTAGGAGACACTGGTAAAAAAACAGGATTTTGGGTAGAGGAATTTGCTAATCCATATTACAATTTATTAGATAAAGGCGCAGAAATTACTATGGCTACACCAAAAGGTGGTGCTGCTCCAATAGATCCAAGTAGTGATTCTCCTGATGCAGCTACAGAAGACACAGAGCGTTTTAATAACGATGCAGATGCAAAAGCTAAAATTGCAAACACTAAGGTTTTAGCAGATATGAATGCAGATCATTTTGATGCTGTATTTTATCCTGGTGGTCACGGTCCTTTATGGGATTTAGCCAACGATGAAAAATCTATTGCATTAATTGAAAAATTTAATGCACAGAAAAAACCAGTGGCATTTGTTTGTCATGCTCCTGCTGCTTTAAAAGGTGTTAAAGATGTAGATGGTAACCCACTAGTAAAAGGTAAAAAAGTAACAGGATTTACAAATTCTGAAGAGGAAGCCGTACAACTTACAGATGTAGTACCATTTTTAGTTGAAGATATGTTAAAAGAAAATGGTGGTATTTACTCTAAAAAAGAAGATTGGGCTGCATATGCAATACAAGACGGTAATTTAATTACAGGTCAAAACCCGGCTTCGTCTGAGTTAGTTGCTGAAAAACTAGTTGCAGAATTAAATAAGTAA
- a CDS encoding peroxiredoxin-like family protein, translating to MIKPREKAPELSIKLVNDSTWKLSEQSPENFTLILFYRGKHCPVCQKQLEQMQKSLPKFTERGVNVIAISSDTEEVAKETYKDWDIDDIPLGYGLSIDEARKWGLFISSGIKKEPDYFTEPGLFLLSPDSTVYWESIQSMPFGRPEFRDVLGGIDYILKANYPARGEA from the coding sequence ATGATAAAACCTAGAGAAAAAGCACCAGAACTTAGTATTAAATTAGTAAATGATAGTACTTGGAAATTAAGTGAACAATCTCCTGAAAATTTTACTTTAATTCTTTTTTATAGAGGTAAACATTGTCCTGTTTGTCAAAAACAATTAGAGCAAATGCAAAAATCGCTTCCTAAATTTACAGAACGTGGAGTAAATGTAATTGCAATAAGTTCAGATACAGAAGAAGTAGCAAAAGAAACTTATAAAGATTGGGATATTGATGATATTCCGCTTGGTTATGGTTTGTCTATTGATGAAGCAAGAAAATGGGGCTTATTTATTTCTAGCGGAATAAAAAAAGAACCAGATTATTTTACAGAACCAGGCTTGTTTTTGCTATCACCAGATTCTACAGTTTATTGGGAGTCTATACAATCTATGCCATTTGGGCGTCCGGAATTTAGAGATGTTTTAGGAGGTATAGACTACATTTTAAAAGCCAATTATCCTGCAAGGGGAGAAGCATAA
- a CDS encoding iron-containing alcohol dehydrogenase gives MNNFEYKNPTKIIFGKNTIEKLTSEIPADAKVLMLYGGGSIKKNGIYDQVKTALAKVDMIEFGGIPANPEYNVLMEALKVIKEENVTYLLAVGGGSVIDGTKFLSAAALYEGEEPWKMLKNKERPNKGLPFGTVLTLPATGSEMNSGLVVSREETKEKLSMGGPALFPTFSILDPQVITSIPKRQLANGITDAFTHVLEQYMTYPAGGLLQDRFAESILQTLVEVAPTVVEDPTNYEAASNFMWSCTMALNGLIQQGVPGDWAIHMMGHELTALFGIDHARTLAVVTPSHYKYNFEAKKEKLAQYAERVWNVTEGSIDDKAYAAIEKTEAFFHQLGIDTKLSDYTKDYEGTAEEIAKRFTERGWKLGERQALLPEDAEKIVKMAY, from the coding sequence ATGAACAATTTTGAATACAAAAACCCAACTAAAATAATTTTTGGGAAAAATACAATTGAAAAATTAACTTCAGAAATACCTGCAGACGCTAAAGTTTTAATGCTTTACGGTGGTGGCAGTATCAAAAAAAACGGAATATATGACCAAGTAAAAACTGCTTTAGCTAAAGTAGATATGATTGAGTTTGGTGGTATTCCTGCAAATCCTGAGTACAATGTACTTATGGAAGCACTAAAAGTTATTAAAGAGGAAAATGTAACATATTTATTAGCTGTTGGTGGTGGTTCTGTAATAGATGGTACCAAATTTTTATCTGCTGCGGCTTTGTATGAAGGTGAAGAGCCTTGGAAAATGCTAAAAAACAAAGAGCGCCCTAACAAAGGTTTACCTTTTGGAACAGTACTAACGTTACCAGCTACAGGTTCTGAAATGAATTCTGGCTTGGTAGTGTCTAGAGAAGAAACCAAAGAAAAACTATCTATGGGCGGACCAGCATTGTTCCCTACTTTTTCTATACTAGACCCACAAGTAATTACATCTATTCCTAAGCGCCAATTAGCAAACGGTATTACAGATGCTTTTACACACGTTTTAGAGCAGTATATGACCTACCCAGCAGGCGGACTTTTACAAGATCGTTTTGCAGAAAGTATTTTACAAACATTAGTAGAGGTTGCGCCTACTGTAGTAGAAGACCCAACAAATTATGAAGCTGCATCTAACTTTATGTGGAGTTGTACAATGGCTTTAAACGGCTTAATACAACAAGGAGTTCCTGGAGACTGGGCAATACATATGATGGGACACGAGTTAACAGCTTTGTTTGGTATAGACCACGCACGTACATTAGCAGTAGTTACTCCTAGTCATTACAAATACAATTTTGAAGCTAAAAAGGAAAAATTAGCACAGTATGCAGAACGTGTTTGGAATGTAACGGAAGGTAGTATTGATGATAAAGCTTATGCTGCTATAGAAAAAACTGAGGCATTCTTTCACCAATTAGGTATAGATACTAAATTATCTGACTATACAAAAGATTATGAAGGTACTGCAGAAGAAATAGCCAAACGTTTTACAGAACGTGGCTGGAAATTAGGTGAGCGCCAAGCATTATTGCCAGAAGATGCAGAAAAAATTGTAAAAATGGCATACTAA
- a CDS encoding NAD(P)/FAD-dependent oxidoreductase, producing the protein MGDKKKVVVIGAGFGGITIAKAFKNKNVDVRLIDQNNYHNFQPLMYQIATGGLEPDSIAYPVRRIFRGYNNVTFRMANVNSVNATTKELQTSIGTIKYDYLVIATGSQNNFFNFEPVKNDLLTLKSIPDALNLRSYIFQNLEKALAKKDKEPLEEILNIAIVGGGPAGLELAGALAEMKKHVLPKDFPDLDISKMTINLYEASPHLLNVMSKDASEKSLLYLTNLGVNVHLNSRVSSYENNKLQIGDNSFYTDTVIWTAGVKAAPIEGLPKEAIIGGNRIAVDAYNQVVQTKDVFAIGDVAAHISEEDPKGLPMLAPVAQQQGAHLAKNIMKLVNNEKPEPFVYVNKGVMATIGRKKAVVDLPKFKFQGTFAWIVWMFIHIMSLVGFKNKISAFMGWMTNYFTYDRPLGLIIRPFTKRK; encoded by the coding sequence ATGGGAGATAAAAAAAAAGTAGTAGTTATAGGTGCTGGTTTTGGCGGTATAACTATAGCAAAAGCTTTTAAAAACAAAAATGTAGACGTACGTCTAATAGACCAAAACAATTACCATAATTTTCAACCTTTAATGTATCAAATAGCTACTGGAGGTCTTGAGCCAGATAGTATAGCATATCCTGTTAGGCGTATTTTTAGGGGCTATAACAATGTTACCTTTAGAATGGCAAATGTTAACTCTGTAAATGCAACAACTAAAGAGCTACAAACATCTATAGGAACAATTAAGTATGATTATTTGGTTATAGCAACAGGGAGTCAAAACAATTTCTTTAATTTTGAACCTGTAAAGAATGATTTACTTACTTTAAAGTCTATTCCAGATGCATTAAACTTAAGAAGCTATATTTTTCAAAATCTAGAAAAAGCTTTAGCTAAAAAAGATAAAGAACCCTTAGAAGAAATATTAAATATAGCTATTGTAGGTGGTGGACCAGCAGGTTTAGAATTGGCTGGTGCCCTTGCAGAAATGAAAAAGCACGTTTTACCTAAAGATTTTCCTGATTTAGACATTTCTAAAATGACTATAAATTTGTACGAAGCTTCTCCGCATCTTTTAAATGTAATGTCTAAAGATGCCTCAGAAAAAAGTTTACTGTATTTAACTAATTTAGGGGTAAATGTACATTTAAACTCCAGAGTAAGCTCATATGAGAATAATAAGTTACAAATAGGTGATAACAGTTTTTATACAGATACTGTAATTTGGACAGCTGGTGTAAAAGCAGCTCCAATAGAAGGTTTGCCAAAAGAGGCTATAATAGGAGGTAACCGCATTGCAGTTGACGCATACAACCAAGTAGTACAAACTAAAGATGTTTTTGCAATAGGTGATGTTGCTGCACATATCTCTGAAGAGGACCCTAAAGGTTTACCAATGTTAGCTCCAGTAGCACAGCAGCAAGGTGCGCATTTGGCAAAAAATATAATGAAATTGGTAAATAATGAAAAACCAGAACCTTTTGTTTATGTAAACAAAGGAGTAATGGCTACCATAGGCCGTAAAAAAGCAGTGGTAGATTTACCTAAGTTTAAATTTCAAGGAACTTTTGCTTGGATTGTGTGGATGTTTATACATATTATGTCTTTGGTAGGTTTTAAAAATAAAATATCTGCTTTTATGGGATGGATGACTAATTATTTTACTTATGATAGGCCATTAGGATTAATTATTAGGCCATTTACAAAAAGAAAATAA
- a CDS encoding SDR family NAD(P)-dependent oxidoreductase: MNDETTGANNALQQEEIDKCISVLEHLITNTDEIFEISKEKRTALIKAAGQLSRPNRDEFSRRKKDAKKAQKRKQDAKDRNARKETGIRSAREAVVFVAPKLLPQADLSNQKELVLESPRNCYVCKDLFTKLHHFYDQMCTSCADFNYAKRFQTTDLKGQVAVITGSRLKIGYHITLMLLRAGATVVATTRFPVDSALRFSKEEDFTQWGHRLKIHGLDLRHIPSVEIFCNFIEQKYENLDILINNAAQTVRRPAGFYTHLMANEEKPISDLPKYAADLLQDHVGCMQELKALTSGASPNKNMPVTWHGPEPGIGIRASAKLSQIPYSFDNSLQTSEVFPEGELDADLQQVDLRKTNSWRLKLGQIETTEMIEVQLVNSVAPFVLCNRLSEVMKKENTGKKHIINVSAMEGKFHRFFKEDRHPHTNMAKAALNMLTHTAAGSLAKDGIYINAVDTGWVTDEDPAELSKRKVELHDFQPPLDIVDGAARVMDPLIDGINTGKHWSGKFLKDYRPIDW, translated from the coding sequence ATGAACGATGAAACCACTGGTGCAAATAATGCATTACAACAAGAAGAAATAGATAAGTGTATTTCTGTTTTAGAACATTTAATTACTAATACAGATGAAATTTTTGAAATTTCTAAAGAGAAAAGAACCGCTTTAATTAAAGCTGCAGGTCAGCTTTCTAGACCCAATAGAGACGAGTTTTCTCGCAGAAAAAAAGATGCCAAAAAAGCGCAAAAGCGTAAACAAGATGCTAAAGACCGTAATGCTCGTAAAGAAACTGGTATACGTAGTGCTCGTGAAGCTGTAGTTTTTGTTGCTCCTAAACTGTTGCCTCAGGCAGATTTGTCTAATCAAAAAGAATTGGTGTTAGAGTCGCCAAGAAACTGTTACGTTTGTAAAGACTTGTTTACTAAGCTGCATCATTTTTATGATCAAATGTGTACTAGTTGCGCAGATTTTAACTATGCTAAACGTTTTCAAACAACAGATTTAAAAGGTCAGGTTGCAGTAATAACAGGTTCTAGATTAAAAATTGGTTACCACATAACACTAATGCTTTTACGTGCTGGTGCAACTGTTGTAGCAACAACTAGGTTTCCGGTAGATTCTGCTTTGCGTTTCTCTAAAGAAGAAGATTTTACACAATGGGGACATCGTTTAAAAATTCATGGTTTAGATTTAAGGCACATACCTAGTGTAGAGATCTTCTGTAACTTTATAGAGCAAAAATATGAGAATTTAGATATTCTTATTAATAATGCAGCGCAAACAGTGCGTAGACCAGCAGGTTTTTATACACACTTAATGGCCAATGAAGAAAAACCAATTTCTGATTTACCAAAGTATGCAGCAGATTTATTGCAAGACCACGTAGGTTGTATGCAAGAGCTTAAGGCACTAACTTCTGGAGCATCACCCAATAAAAATATGCCAGTAACTTGGCATGGTCCAGAACCAGGAATAGGAATTAGAGCTTCGGCTAAATTATCGCAAATTCCGTATAGTTTTGATAATTCATTACAAACTTCAGAAGTTTTCCCTGAAGGAGAGTTAGATGCAGATTTACAACAGGTAGATTTACGTAAAACAAATAGCTGGCGTTTAAAACTTGGGCAAATAGAAACTACAGAAATGATAGAAGTACAATTGGTAAATTCTGTGGCTCCTTTTGTGTTATGTAACCGACTTTCTGAAGTAATGAAGAAAGAGAATACAGGTAAAAAACACATTATAAATGTTTCTGCTATGGAAGGTAAATTTCATAGGTTTTTTAAAGAAGACAGACACCCACATACAAATATGGCAAAAGCAGCTTTAAATATGCTTACCCATACCGCAGCAGGCAGTTTGGCTAAAGATGGTATTTATATTAATGCTGTAGATACTGGTTGGGTTACAGATGAAGATCCTGCAGAATTATCTAAAAGAAAAGTGGAATTACATGATTTTCAGCCTCCTTTAGATATTGTAGATGGTGCAGCACGTGTAATGGACCCGTTAATAGATGGTATTAATACAGGTAAACATTGGAGTGGTAAATTTTTAAAGGATTACCGACCTATAGATTGGTAG
- a CDS encoding cold-shock protein: MSKGTVKFFNDEKGFGFITEEGSGKDIFVHISGLVDEIREGDEVEYEVTEGKKGLNAANVRVL; this comes from the coding sequence ATGAGTAAAGGAACAGTAAAATTCTTCAACGATGAAAAAGGATTTGGTTTTATCACAGAAGAAGGTTCAGGTAAAGACATCTTTGTACACATCTCAGGTTTAGTAGACGAAATTCGTGAAGGCGATGAAGTTGAATACGAGGTTACAGAAGGTAAAAAAGGTTTAAACGCAGCAAACGTAAGAGTTTTATAA
- a CDS encoding KTSC domain-containing protein — protein sequence MKRINQYKKMFSVENSIDLKSLKTSYRKLVKEWHPDKFQEGDAKREEAEIKSREIIDGYHFLVSIAPETKLANAEEYKALTTASGILDFQHKGQLLEITFLDGTTYEYFGVPKKIYIKMINSDKIYRFAKRNIFESYMYRKSKKTMQEA from the coding sequence ATGAAACGTATAAATCAATATAAAAAGATGTTTTCTGTAGAGAATTCTATAGATCTTAAGTCGTTAAAAACTAGCTACAGGAAGCTGGTTAAAGAATGGCACCCAGATAAGTTTCAGGAAGGAGACGCAAAACGTGAAGAGGCTGAGATTAAAAGTAGAGAAATTATAGATGGCTACCATTTTTTGGTAAGCATTGCTCCAGAGACTAAGTTGGCTAATGCAGAAGAGTATAAAGCTTTGACAACTGCTTCTGGTATTTTAGACTTTCAACACAAGGGTCAGCTTTTAGAAATTACTTTTTTAGACGGTACTACTTATGAGTATTTTGGTGTTCCTAAAAAAATATACATTAAAATGATTAACTCAGACAAGATTTATCGTTTTGCAAAACGCAACATATTTGAGTCTTATATGTACCGTAAATCTAAAAAAACAATGCAAGAAGCATAG
- a CDS encoding NADP-dependent oxidoreductase: MIQTILLKNRPVGRPAVSDFEFVKDESDISINDGEILLETTYVSVDPYLRGRMSDAKSYVPPFELNKPIHSGVIAKVIASKNESFAEGDFVSGMLDWKTQQVSTGEGLLKVDKSKAPLSAYLGILGMTGLTAYLGLTEIGKPKAGETLVVSGAAGAVGSVVGQIGKILGLNVIGIAGTDEKVEMLKSKFGFDAGINYNTTENMTAAIAEAAPNGVDVYFDNVGGPISDAVLFNINKFARIIICGAISVYNNTELPKSISVQPFLVKNSALMQGFIVSNYADKFPEAMKELSTWLAQDKLTYTETIVEGFENIPTAFIDLFDGKNKGKMIVKI; encoded by the coding sequence ATGATTCAGACAATTTTATTAAAAAACAGACCTGTTGGAAGGCCAGCAGTTTCAGATTTTGAATTTGTAAAGGATGAATCTGACATTAGCATTAATGATGGCGAAATACTATTAGAAACCACTTATGTTTCTGTAGATCCTTATTTAAGAGGAAGAATGAGCGATGCTAAATCTTATGTTCCTCCTTTTGAGTTAAATAAACCTATACATTCTGGTGTTATTGCAAAAGTAATAGCTTCTAAAAATGAAAGTTTTGCAGAGGGCGATTTTGTTTCTGGTATGTTAGACTGGAAAACACAACAAGTATCTACAGGAGAAGGCCTTTTAAAAGTAGACAAATCTAAAGCGCCATTAAGTGCATATTTAGGCATTTTAGGTATGACGGGCTTAACTGCTTATTTAGGATTAACAGAAATTGGAAAACCTAAAGCAGGTGAAACACTTGTTGTATCTGGCGCAGCTGGTGCTGTTGGTAGCGTTGTTGGTCAAATAGGAAAAATTCTTGGACTTAATGTAATTGGTATTGCAGGTACAGATGAAAAGGTAGAAATGCTAAAATCTAAATTTGGTTTTGATGCTGGTATTAATTACAATACTACTGAAAATATGACTGCTGCAATTGCAGAAGCTGCGCCAAATGGAGTTGATGTTTATTTTGATAATGTAGGCGGACCAATATCTGACGCTGTCTTATTTAACATTAATAAGTTTGCAAGAATTATAATATGTGGTGCAATATCTGTTTACAATAACACAGAATTGCCTAAAAGTATAAGTGTACAACCATTTTTGGTAAAGAATAGTGCACTAATGCAAGGTTTTATTGTTTCTAATTATGCCGATAAATTCCCAGAAGCAATGAAAGAATTATCTACTTGGCTGGCACAAGACAAGTTAACCTACACAGAAACTATTGTAGAAGGGTTTGAAAATATCCCTACTGCCTTTATAGATCTGTTTGATGGTAAAAACAAAGGGAAAATGATTGTGAAAATCTAA